The Winogradskyella schleiferi genome contains the following window.
TACCAAAGATTATTACAAGAAAAAGGGATCACCCAAAGTATGTCTCGTAAAGGAAATTGCTTAGACAATGCAGTAATAGAAAATTTCTTTGGAATTATAAAATCTGAATTGTTTTACTTGAATAAATACAAATCCATATCCCAGTTAAAAACTGATATAAAGGAGTATATAGATTATTATAACAGGGACAGGATTAAACTAAATTTAAAAGGAATGAGCCCGATAGAGTATCGAACTCATCATTATCAAAATAAATTATAAATTTGTCTAAGCTTTTGGGTTCACTCTATTTTCTATTCGGTTTGTATTTGCTAAATTAGTTGCTGAAACACGCAACGAAATCATACACAAACACGTTGCCATTAATTTAAAAAACATCCATAACTAAATGAAAATCAAAGTTCTGAATTACATATTTTGCGGAATATTCACTCTGAATTTAGCAAGTTGTGGAAATAAAAACGAATCGAATTCAGACAACGGAATAAGCTCTAAAACAGAATATCAGTCGGACAAAAAAACTGAAACCCAATTGGGATTTGTTTACTCAAACACGAACAAAAAAGTAGAAATTGTTTTAGAAAATGATGCGGAATTTTTAGTTGTTGGAGAACCGACGAGAGCCAATTTTGAAACGGAAAATATAAATAATCAAAGATTTATGATTGTTGGACCAGGAATTATGGTAAATCAAGCGGATAAAGATGGTTTCCGATTTACGATTACGCCGATTGAAAATACTCTTGTGGATGGAAAATTAGAAATACGAGTAACTGAAAGAGTGGAAAATGGAGAGGATTTTACTCATAAATTTTTAATACCTGTTAAATCAAAAGCAAATTAATTTAATGAATTCGGACACAATCGACATAAAAGCAAAACTAACACTGTATCCAACTGAAAAAGGTGGACGAAAAACTGGAATCAAAACTGATTACCGACCAAATCACGTTTTTGAATACAAAGAAAACTCGTCTGATTTTGTTACGACTTATATTGGACAAATTGAGTTTGAAAAGGAATTGATTTTCCCAAGTGAAACAGAGAATGTAAAAGTCCGATTTCTAAAACACCAAAACATTGCTGATTTAATTGAAAAGGGAAGAATTTGGTGGATTCACGAAGGACCTAATAAAATCGGAGAAGCGGAAATAACTGAAATATTAACCGATTAAAAAAACTAATGGCAACAACGTGTATAATTAATTGCTTTGGCAAGTGCTTATTTGGAAAATTCCTTCGGAATTTTCTCGCGTTCGTTTTTGTTTACTAAATTAGTTGCTGAAACACGCAACTAACCATACACAAAACCGTTGTGAGCAATATGAGAAAAACGTTATCGATATCAATTTTACTTCTGCTTTTCTCTTGTGCGCAAAGAGAATATAAGACAATTGACTTCGGACAATTTGAAATAACTGTACCTGAAAATTGGAACAAATACGAAGCCAAAGGGATTGATAGTTACGTTGGCGGAATAGTAACTGAAACAAACGATACTTTGGACTTTGATTTTGGAATGTATTCTGGCGATTTAAGCAAAAGTGATTTTCCAATGGTTTATGATTCAATTGGACTTGCTGAACTGACAAAAAAGGAACTTAAATTATTGCCTAAAACTAAACATCTAATTATAGAGGATTTATTTTATGCAGATGTTGATTTTAAAGAATATTTGCAATACCAATTTGTATATGATTCAATCGACTGTTTTAAAGCTAAAATAATAACACCGAGAAATAAAGGCTATGGCGGAACAGGAGTTTATATTGACAGTTTAACTGGAACTAAACAGAATTATAACAAAATTAGATTCAATTTCTATGGCTGGTATTTAAATGATAAAGCACAAGCGGAATTCATAAAGGCTCTGAAAACATTAAAATTTAATAAATACTGTGAATAAAATACTGCTCACAACACCGGCTATAATTTATTGCTAGGTACTTGCGACTCACGAATATTCCTGCGGAATATTCTGTCTGTGATTTTTTGTTATCTTAGTGCCGACCCACGCAACAAACCATAGCCCAACCGTTGGGCGTAATGTAAAAATCCTCCTCCGAATATGACAGAATTACTAACACGAAATATATTAAACCATATTACCCTTTCTAAAAAAGAGTTAGATAACTTTTGTAATTTATTCTATCAAAAAGAAGTTCAAAAAAAGCACTTTCTTATGCATGAAGGTGAAATTTGCAAGTTTGAAGGTTTTGTTACAAAAGGACTTTTTAGAGTATATCACATAGACAGTAATGGCTTTGAACAAGTACTCTATTTTGCACAGGAAAATTGGTGGATAACCGATATCGACAGTTTTACCAATGAGACACCATCACAACTTTATATACAAGCGTTAGAGGATAGTGAAGTATTGCTCATCTCAAAAAAGGATAAAGAGTTTGCCTATATCAATATCCCTAAGATAGAAAAACTGTTTAGAGTCATGACTCAAAAAACGCATATTGCTTTACAACGAAGAATCATAGATAATTTAAGTAAAACAGCAGACCAACGTTATATAGACTTTATTGAAAAATATCCTAACCTCTTTCAACGATTAACCAACGTGCAGATTGCCGCTTACTTGGGCATAAGCCACGAGTTTTTGAGTAAAATAAGACGAAAAATAGCAAGTAAATAATAGTAGAAAATTCATTTATTGAACTTGTTCAATGTTTTGAAGTGGGTAATCATTGCATCTTTGTACCATCATTAAAAACAGGACAAAAATGAAATCGATTATTTCAACAGTATTATTCACAATTTTAATTTTATTCAAAATGAACGCACAAGAACAAAGTTTTAAAACAATAGAAACAAGTAAATTTAAACTTCAAGTTTACAACGCATCCGAAAATAGTTTTGGTGTGGCATCTGTAATTATCTCAGGTAAAAAAGATGCGGTATTAATAGATGCACAATTTACGTTGGCAGATGCCGAAAAAGTAGCACAGGAAATCAAAAACTCAGGAAAGAACTTAACTACAATATATGTTTCGCATGGCGACCCTGATTTTTATTTCGGATTAGAAGTCTTCAAAAAATATTTCCCAGAGGTAACAGCCTATGCATCCCCTGCAACAGTAGATCATATTAAGGCAACAGCTCAAAAGAAATTGGAAGTTTGGGGCGAAAAATTAGGCAATAACATCACATCTAACGTTGTCTTACCTCAAGTTCTAAAAGGAAATTCGATTGAGTTAGAAGGCGAAAAACTTAAAATCATTGGATTAGACGAATTCCCAAAAAGAACCTTTGTATGGATACCATCAATTAAAACAGCTTTAGGCGGAATTAATGTTTTTGGCACAACATTTAATGTGTGGATGGCAGATGCACAAACAACAGAAGTTCGTAACAACTGGATCTCGATCTTAAATACTATCAGCGAATTAAAACCTGAAATAGTAATCCCTGCACACGCAAATACCAATTCAGATTTCACTATTGATGCTGTAAACCACACGAAGAATTATATTCAATTTTATGAAGAAGCTTTGAGTAACAATAAAACTTCTGAAGCGTTAATAGCAATGATAAAATCAAAATATCCAAATTTAACTTTTGAAACAGCCTTAATGTTAGGAGCAAAAGTGAACACAGGAGAAATGAAATGGTAAGAACTATATAATAATCATCAACTTGACAATGCTTTTAGTATTGTCAAGTTGTTCATTTAAACAAGAAATTATGACAAATCTCGACATAATAAAAAGTACCTATGATGGTGAAACATCAGAAGAAAACGGCAAAAAATTAGCCAAATATGTAGTTGAAGATATCAGTTGGACAGAAGCTAAAGGCTTTCCATATGCAGGAACTTATTTTGGTTTAGAAAGTGTTACTGAAAATGTTTTTAAACGCTTAGGTAGCGAGTGGATTGATTATAAATTCTCACCCGAAGATTATATTGCAAATGAAGACAAAGTAGTTGCTTATGGCACCTATTCGGGTACATATAAAAAAACGAACAAGTATTTTGAAGCAAGAGTTGCCCATATATGGAAACTGAACAATGGCAAGATTATCAGTTTTGAGCAGTTTGTAGATAGTAAATCGGTTGACGAAGCAATACGTTAAAACACTACGCCCAACACCGTGTATAATTAATTGCTAGGTCACTGCCGACTTACGAAAATTCCGCTGGAATTTTCTATCTGTGATTTGTTTGCTAACTTAGTTGCTTAACCACGCAACTAACCATACACAAACACGTTGTAAGCAAGCTAAAAAAACATCATAACACAAAAGAAAAATATTTAAAATGAGAAAATTAAAACTTCAAATTCAACTTTCCATTGACGGATTCATTTCTGGACCTAATGGAGAAATGGACTGGATGATTTGGAATTGGGATGATAAACTAAAAGATTTTGTAACAAAAATAACGGAATCAACTGACACAATTGTTTTGGGGCGAAAACTAGCAGAAGGATTCATTCCACATTGGAAATCTAACAAAGATTTGGAAGGTGCTGAAAAAATCAATAATTCAAAGAAAATAGTTTTTACAAAAACACTTGCAAACTCAGAATGGGAAAATACCATTTTGGAAAAGGGAGATTTGACAGAAAAGATAAGAGAATTAAAATCCTCAACAGGAAATGACATTATAGCTTATGGTGGTGGCGAATTTGTTTCATCATTAATAAAATAAAAGTTAATTGACGAATATTATTTTTTCATTAACCCTTCGATATTAGGTAACGGAATGCCAATATTTGAAAAAACTGATTATAAAAGTGAATTGAAATTGAAAAATGTTAAAGCTTATGAGTGCGGAATAACAGTCTTAAATTATACGAATTGAAAAAAGCCCGATAGAGTATCGAACTCATCATTATCAAAATAAATTATAAATTTGTCTAAGCTTTTGGGTTCACTCTATTTTCTATTTGGTTTGTATTTGCTAAATTAGGTGTTTAAAACACGCAACTAATCTTACACAAACACGTTGTACAACATTTACCAAAAAATGAAATTAGGAAGTTTAATCATATTATTTTTAGTTTGTTTGAGTTGTAAAAACGAGAATGAAAACAAATCAAATTCAACGAATTCAGAAAGGTTTGAATTAGTTCCAGAACCTGATAAAGATGAAAGAGAAAAATATGAGAAAAAACTGAATCTGACCTCTT
Protein-coding sequences here:
- a CDS encoding nuclear transport factor 2 family protein produces the protein MTNLDIIKSTYDGETSEENGKKLAKYVVEDISWTEAKGFPYAGTYFGLESVTENVFKRLGSEWIDYKFSPEDYIANEDKVVAYGTYSGTYKKTNKYFEARVAHIWKLNNGKIISFEQFVDSKSVDEAIR
- a CDS encoding MBL fold metallo-hydrolase produces the protein MKSIISTVLFTILILFKMNAQEQSFKTIETSKFKLQVYNASENSFGVASVIISGKKDAVLIDAQFTLADAEKVAQEIKNSGKNLTTIYVSHGDPDFYFGLEVFKKYFPEVTAYASPATVDHIKATAQKKLEVWGEKLGNNITSNVVLPQVLKGNSIELEGEKLKIIGLDEFPKRTFVWIPSIKTALGGINVFGTTFNVWMADAQTTEVRNNWISILNTISELKPEIVIPAHANTNSDFTIDAVNHTKNYIQFYEEALSNNKTSEALIAMIKSKYPNLTFETALMLGAKVNTGEMKW
- a CDS encoding Crp/Fnr family transcriptional regulator; the encoded protein is MTELLTRNILNHITLSKKELDNFCNLFYQKEVQKKHFLMHEGEICKFEGFVTKGLFRVYHIDSNGFEQVLYFAQENWWITDIDSFTNETPSQLYIQALEDSEVLLISKKDKEFAYINIPKIEKLFRVMTQKTHIALQRRIIDNLSKTADQRYIDFIEKYPNLFQRLTNVQIAAYLGISHEFLSKIRRKIASK